Genomic DNA from Euwallacea similis isolate ESF13 chromosome 11, ESF131.1, whole genome shotgun sequence:
TTCAATGGGTAGGTAACCCAAACAAGTAATTACTTAAGATATATACACTGAAaggcaatttaattttccgatAAACATGGCATAAtagattatttgaaattcaaaaattattaataaatcacGTTGCTAGCGTTTTTTGTACACGACGATGACATAGCTTCTTCAAGATTACTATCCAGTTTGTGGTAGTTCGCCGAATTTGGTCGTCGAGCGTTCCTTCCATTTCGCTTGCCTCTTTTTCCCTCCAGAAGAAGGGCAAGAACCTAAAAAAACAGTCCTATGttagtatttttttgacattaaaaatattattaactaGATAAATTATTGTATGCACATAACTTGACATCCGCGTTACTCATACCTTTTGCCTGTTATGATACCCAACATATCCAACAATGACTAAGCACATGAGTACAGTGAAATAAGAGAAGAAATAGGAATCACCGTCCATATCATCGTCAATAATATTGTCACTGCTCGCTGGTTCATCTGCATCCAGAGTATTGggttttagttttttggattctaaaaaggcaaaatttttcaaatacttgTACACTCCAACTGCAAAGACCCACAATATGCCCCTGTCTTTAATTCAACAATTGATAATATCAattgactattttaattataaatagcCATCAAATATACTTAATATAAGTTACTAACACACAagcaaacaaatttaacaagGAATTGgaacttatttattttgtgtgaAAATCAACACTCAGataaatttgttgattttggaaaagaaaaatggtgataaaattctataaatacatattttggtATGTtcttttaaatgtgaaaattccattataaaaccatcaaaaagaaaaaaaaaacctgaaaaaagttgggaaaaatgtcaaatttgatatataTGATCCTTACCAGTCTGTTGAGAAAGACCAAGCTTGATATTTTCATCTTGTTTTGCATTTTCTAAATCATCTCCAATTACACCAGAATAAGCTTCTCCATTATCATTATCCAAAGAATTGTCTTCTTGGTTTTCTCTatcattgttattatttaactcTACTGAAGTTTTATCAACATTTGACAAATCTTTGGTAAGACTGcataaaaattagataaaGTATAGTCAGATATCCTGATAGACCAACTGATGAATATGTAGGTAACTATAAGTAATTGTCTAATGCTTACCTATTTggagatttttcttcttgaagAGTCTCAGTTTTATTAAGAAGTTTGGTCTCAGGTTTAGTGCCTGACGCAACAACCCCATCATCCACAGATGGCTCAGTTTTATCGTGCCCATTCTCAATTTTGCCTTCATCACTATTTAATCCATTGCCTTGAACTTTAGTCACTGATGCTACATTTTGCCCTTGAACAATTTTCTCATTTGCTAATGGTTGTTGCTCACCTTGAGGATGAtctaaagttttttcattatcatatgtttgttttgatttttgaacttCTGCTTTAGCAGGCATAGgcaattgattattttgaATCTTAGGTTCACCTTTAGGAGCAGGTGCTTGACTTTCAGATTCTTTCAACAAAGATTCCTTATTCTCTTGATTAGTTtgatcagatttttttaataaagattttgagtctgtaataaatttaagtacATCGAAAGTGGCAAAGAAATAAGCAGCTTTACATGTATCTATAGACTGATTAGTCAGAGACTTCGATAAATCCATACAAGACAATAAACAAATGGTTGGAGTTAAATAAGCTGAAACATTTGTCTTGCTTGATAAGACTGAAAAATGAGACGAGAAACTTTTATTGCCAAGACATATATCTTGTAAAGTGTGATTGCTGCTCATGACAGTATCAACAAAGGACTTAGTCAAGACAATTTGATTTCCAACACTTGTGAGAAATGAGTCAATACTCTCATATAATAAACGACATGGCACATAGCCTTTATCCTTAAATGTTGGATTTGCTTGTTGTATGGTAGTCCAATTGTTACACTTCGAGGAAAATATCTCATTTAACGTGTTTCGTAAGGTGGTCAGTTGTATCTGaggaaattttt
This window encodes:
- the LOC136412098 gene encoding putative mediator of RNA polymerase II transcription subunit 26 gives rise to the protein MLVLNAKTWTIVLILYVLPKCAFSAVARSRELAPKTLFQALVEKFPQIQLTTLRNTLNEIFSSKCNNWTTIQQANPTFKDKGYVPCRLLYESIDSFLTSVGNQIVLTKSFVDTVMSSNHTLQDICLGNKSFSSHFSVLSSKTNVSAYLTPTICLLSCMDLSKSLTNQSIDTCKAAYFFATFDVLKFITDSKSLLKKSDQTNQENKESLLKESESQAPAPKGEPKIQNNQLPMPAKAEVQKSKQTYDNEKTLDHPQGEQQPLANEKIVQGQNVASVTKVQGNGLNSDEGKIENGHDKTEPSVDDGVVASGTKPETKLLNKTETLQEEKSPNSLTKDLSNVDKTSVELNNNNDRENQEDNSLDNDNGEAYSGVIGDDLENAKQDENIKLGLSQQTESKKLKPNTLDADEPASSDNIIDDDMDGDSYFFSYFTVLMCLVIVGYVGYHNRQKVLALLLEGKRGKRNGRNARRPNSANYHKLDSNLEEAMSSSCTKNASNVIY